Proteins from a genomic interval of Kribbella aluminosa:
- a CDS encoding thiopeptide-type bacteriocin biosynthesis protein — MSTTVPPSPWRQVTTDFTDYTSAEHIAATQLQPLMDTATEAWWFIRKAPGWRLRYLPSAPTAVDPVHQGLDTIKASGGISSWIETIYEPEEHAFGGPEAMNTAHHLFCHDSHEILAQQAHPQSHRREHTILLNSAFLRAAGQDWYEQGDVWARVAANRPTTSPSSTPRMQDLATGLRRLMSVDIGPDSTLTTPAGQLAGVVTWINGFHTAGMELADLHVHGHLDRGLRAVLAHHVLFHWNRLGLPYDTQSTLAHAARQAVFDEPQGVSSCGLNTHV, encoded by the coding sequence ATGTCCACTACTGTTCCGCCCTCGCCCTGGCGACAGGTCACCACGGACTTCACCGACTACACCTCGGCCGAACACATCGCAGCGACCCAGCTGCAACCGCTGATGGACACGGCCACCGAGGCGTGGTGGTTCATCCGCAAAGCGCCAGGCTGGCGACTTCGCTACCTACCCAGCGCCCCAACAGCCGTCGACCCCGTCCACCAAGGCCTCGACACCATCAAGGCCAGCGGAGGGATCTCCAGCTGGATCGAAACGATCTATGAGCCCGAAGAGCACGCCTTCGGCGGCCCCGAGGCAATGAATACCGCACACCACCTGTTCTGCCACGACAGCCACGAGATCCTCGCCCAGCAAGCCCATCCGCAATCCCACCGTCGAGAACACACCATCCTGCTCAACAGCGCCTTCCTACGCGCAGCCGGCCAAGACTGGTACGAGCAGGGCGATGTCTGGGCACGCGTTGCCGCCAACCGACCCACCACCTCCCCGAGTTCAACCCCACGAATGCAGGACCTGGCTACCGGTCTACGCCGTCTGATGAGCGTCGACATCGGACCCGACAGCACCCTCACGACACCCGCAGGACAACTCGCAGGCGTCGTCACCTGGATCAACGGCTTCCATACAGCCGGCATGGAGCTTGCCGACCTCCACGTCCATGGGCACCTCGACCGTGGCCTACGCGCCGTTCTAGCCCACCACGTCCTGTTCCACTGGAACCGACTCGGCCTGCCCTACGACACCCAGTCGACGCTCGCCCATGCCGCACGACAAGCTGTCTTCGATGAGCCACAGGGCGTGTCTTCGTGCGGTCTCAATACGCACGTTTGA
- a CDS encoding methyltransferase domain-containing protein — MYADLTLVTRVGPTHADHAAPTDLAVGAPTSSSTMPGLVTRMLQLMWLEPGHQVLDIGTGSGYSAALLAYLQGDDLVTSVDIDPYLVQAAQGRVAAFGRTPRFETCDVTGGLPEGEWDRAVSMVSVRPVPGSWITALGPGAQFVTTIANTPLLVQFAIDFDSIAYGTVDRGPATFMRTRSTTDYAPRFDATYLSARDTEGDEVRKANGPIPDLWTEWELRCLFELDTPDIELRTGADDDGNSNGVVWLLGADGAWARAEVATGLVHQDGPRRLWDELERVRANWEENGTFSMRDLVFEATIESTIAVAPTDSWTITL; from the coding sequence GTGTACGCCGATCTCACCTTGGTGACCCGTGTCGGCCCAACACATGCAGACCACGCTGCGCCTACAGACTTGGCGGTGGGTGCGCCGACGTCATCGTCGACGATGCCTGGTCTGGTGACGCGGATGCTGCAGTTGATGTGGCTGGAACCAGGCCACCAGGTGCTGGATATCGGCACTGGTTCGGGCTACTCCGCAGCGTTGCTGGCCTACCTGCAGGGAGATGACCTAGTCACCAGCGTCGACATCGACCCGTACCTGGTACAGGCAGCACAAGGCCGGGTTGCGGCGTTCGGCCGGACACCACGATTCGAGACGTGCGACGTAACCGGTGGTCTGCCTGAGGGTGAGTGGGATCGGGCGGTGTCGATGGTGTCGGTGCGGCCTGTGCCGGGAAGCTGGATCACGGCGCTGGGACCGGGTGCGCAGTTCGTGACGACGATCGCGAACACTCCGCTGCTCGTCCAGTTCGCGATCGACTTCGACTCCATCGCCTACGGCACCGTCGACCGCGGACCGGCGACGTTCATGCGAACCCGCTCCACCACCGACTACGCGCCCCGCTTCGACGCGACCTATCTGTCTGCGCGTGACACGGAAGGTGACGAGGTACGTAAGGCCAACGGTCCGATCCCTGATCTGTGGACCGAGTGGGAACTGCGCTGCCTGTTCGAACTGGACACCCCCGACATCGAGTTGCGCACCGGTGCTGATGATGACGGCAACAGCAACGGTGTCGTGTGGCTACTCGGAGCCGACGGTGCGTGGGCGCGGGCCGAAGTTGCTACCGGGCTGGTCCATCAAGACGGGCCACGGCGTTTGTGGGACGAGCTGGAACGAGTCCGGGCCAACTGGGAAGAGAACGGGACTTTCAGCATGCGGGACCTCGTCTTTGAAGCGACCATCGAATCCACCATCGCCGTCGCGCCTACCGACAGTTGGACCATCACCTTATGA
- a CDS encoding methyltransferase domain-containing protein produces the protein MNTSTTSPSPAEALRDVMIQQIQTAGHASNQAVELALRAIPRHRFVPDATVKDAYAEGTVVTKRADDGTVLSCASAPIIVAMMLDQLDIQPGDRVLEIGAGTGYNAALMAHITGPAGHVTTVDIDSEVTAGARAALDTTGYEAVTVITRDGALGDDENAPYDRIIFTVGPWDIPAAIVNQLAPGGRLVIPLRWRGEARSVGFVRDGDLLRSETIELCGFVPMIGQKGEHTASIDPDELVSLVWDQDQAIDPAPARRRP, from the coding sequence GTGAACACCAGCACAACCAGTCCCAGCCCAGCCGAGGCGCTGCGCGATGTCATGATCCAGCAGATCCAAACGGCCGGCCATGCCAGCAACCAGGCTGTCGAACTTGCCCTGCGGGCGATTCCGCGTCACCGGTTCGTCCCGGACGCGACAGTGAAGGATGCCTACGCGGAGGGAACCGTGGTGACCAAGCGCGCTGACGATGGCACGGTTCTCAGTTGTGCGTCTGCTCCGATCATTGTGGCGATGATGCTGGACCAGCTCGATATCCAGCCCGGTGACCGGGTCCTCGAGATCGGCGCAGGCACCGGCTACAACGCTGCCCTCATGGCACACATCACCGGACCCGCCGGACACGTCACCACCGTCGACATCGACTCCGAGGTCACCGCAGGGGCTCGCGCCGCGCTCGACACCACTGGCTACGAGGCAGTCACCGTCATCACCAGGGACGGCGCACTCGGCGACGACGAGAACGCACCCTATGACCGGATCATCTTCACGGTCGGACCCTGGGACATTCCGGCCGCGATCGTGAACCAGTTGGCGCCCGGTGGACGTTTGGTGATCCCGCTGCGGTGGCGTGGAGAAGCCCGCAGCGTCGGGTTCGTCCGCGACGGCGACCTGCTTCGCTCCGAAACCATCGAGCTGTGCGGCTTTGTCCCGATGATCGGCCAAAAAGGTGAACACACCGCCTCCATCGATCCCGACGAGCTTGTCTCGCTGGTATGGGATCAGGACCAGGCAATCGATCCGGCCCCAGCTCGCCGGCGTCCTTGA
- a CDS encoding S9 family peptidase, translating into MAIPAAYDGLISYADSLFWIQSAEGPDQLVKWTASDGIALAAPQGFEVGNEIHAYGGGAVAASAGGVYGVSSKDGRIYRLTSEEAEPLTGGTGDQLGDLVVRGETVFALCEGTNGDQLVDADTSTGQVRVLLQSSSFLSSPRPGPDYVAWLSWDADHMPWDSTQLWVARYNARSGGSLGTPLLVAGGLSESVVEPQWSADGSLYFMSDRTGWLNLYRWDGQRTYAVAPMAADCAAAPWELGYRSYVLLEDGKVAIRARQDFEDHLLLIDETGHSEALQLPYTAIKPYLCTIDNAVAMIAATPTTAPAVVLIDRDGSYAAIAGQEPPQNEVRQPERHSADGIDFLLHPPIDAETNWRAPVIVRAHPGPTDEISLRRDPQMDFFTRHGFAVADVDYRGSTGHGRAFRRSLYGNWGSYDVEDCVAVAQHLITLRVTLAAEVFICGSSAGGYTALRAATTTGPFRAAAARSPIVDPKRWEASVPRFQRAHASALASGAIAVSSADIECPVLLVHGLHDPITSAQDTVALASDLKARGADHELLVLDTSSHTLAAPDLAAKVLDAELRFFRRILDQSESAKRT; encoded by the coding sequence GTGGCGATTCCTGCGGCGTACGATGGCCTGATTTCTTACGCCGACTCTCTGTTCTGGATTCAGTCGGCCGAAGGTCCTGATCAACTCGTCAAGTGGACTGCTAGCGATGGGATTGCCCTCGCTGCACCGCAGGGTTTCGAAGTGGGCAACGAGATTCATGCCTACGGCGGTGGAGCGGTTGCAGCGTCCGCCGGTGGTGTCTACGGCGTCTCGTCAAAGGATGGGCGGATCTACCGACTTACTTCCGAGGAAGCCGAGCCGCTGACCGGGGGTACCGGAGATCAGCTTGGCGACCTGGTTGTCCGCGGCGAGACTGTTTTCGCTCTGTGTGAGGGCACGAACGGGGATCAGCTGGTCGATGCCGACACCTCGACCGGGCAAGTTCGTGTGCTCCTGCAGTCATCGAGTTTCCTTTCGTCGCCTCGGCCGGGACCTGACTATGTGGCTTGGCTGAGCTGGGATGCCGATCACATGCCTTGGGACAGCACCCAGCTGTGGGTCGCTCGATACAACGCCCGTTCAGGTGGCTCTCTGGGAACTCCGCTGCTTGTAGCCGGTGGGCTCTCAGAATCAGTCGTCGAACCTCAATGGAGCGCCGACGGAAGTCTCTACTTCATGTCCGATCGAACGGGTTGGCTCAACCTGTATCGATGGGATGGCCAGCGCACATATGCGGTAGCGCCGATGGCAGCTGACTGTGCCGCCGCGCCGTGGGAACTGGGCTATCGGAGTTACGTGCTCCTAGAGGACGGGAAGGTCGCCATCCGGGCTCGCCAGGACTTCGAAGACCACCTCCTTCTCATCGACGAGACTGGGCATTCAGAGGCCCTTCAGCTGCCATACACCGCGATCAAGCCCTATCTGTGCACGATCGACAACGCCGTCGCGATGATCGCCGCAACCCCGACGACTGCGCCGGCCGTTGTGCTCATCGACAGGGATGGGTCGTACGCCGCTATCGCCGGGCAAGAGCCTCCACAGAACGAGGTCAGGCAGCCTGAGCGACACTCGGCTGACGGCATCGACTTCCTGTTGCATCCGCCAATTGACGCCGAGACAAATTGGCGAGCACCGGTCATCGTGCGTGCACATCCTGGGCCGACAGACGAGATCTCTCTGCGGCGTGACCCACAGATGGACTTCTTCACCCGTCACGGCTTCGCCGTTGCGGACGTTGACTATCGCGGAAGCACCGGTCACGGCAGGGCGTTCCGCCGCAGTCTGTACGGCAACTGGGGTTCATACGATGTGGAGGACTGTGTGGCGGTAGCGCAGCACCTCATCACGCTTCGAGTGACTCTCGCCGCCGAGGTCTTCATCTGCGGATCCAGTGCCGGCGGATACACGGCCCTTCGCGCGGCCACCACCACCGGACCGTTTCGGGCGGCCGCGGCTAGATCGCCCATTGTCGATCCGAAGAGGTGGGAGGCCAGTGTGCCAAGGTTCCAGCGCGCACACGCATCGGCATTGGCAAGCGGCGCAATCGCTGTCAGCTCTGCAGATATCGAGTGCCCCGTTCTCCTCGTACACGGGCTTCACGACCCAATTACCTCGGCGCAAGACACGGTCGCGCTAGCCTCAGATCTCAAGGCACGTGGAGCCGACCACGAGCTATTGGTACTGGACACGTCGAGCCACACACTTGCTGCGCCCGACTTGGCAGCGAAAGTCCTCGACGCCGAGTTGCGGTTCTTCCGCCGCATACTGGATCAATCAGAGAGCGCGAAGCGCACATAG
- a CDS encoding helix-turn-helix transcriptional regulator, with amino-acid sequence MRDAFGAAVRDLRGRRGLSQADLGSLVFVSKDQIGKIEKALRWPTSELIADLDRELGAAGLLQAFEPSLRSQRRIAQPPPRRVETTLERAALDWLTTSTGEVRIFGSNDDLVGEEEVSAVIQQLIRFRELDHQHGAGRIHQLVSGYVAVELEHLLTRAPVDEVTAKTLYSTAAGFWELAGYQAIDLGHDDYARDCYLRALELTTAAGDRLYGGYLLSVSSAHLALHGGDVDQALRMARTGIHGTTDIADPTVRSAFEAVLARGEARRGDEKAATEALLRAETQLAAAAPDNAPAWIRYFTPAYLADEMAHCFHDLGHQVLAQEQASEALSQIASGHVRRLAIDTALMASSLARAGDPEQACVIGRNAVDLAAQTSSARSRSRIDELRQDLVPYSDLEPVIEFGDYVRFALSD; translated from the coding sequence GTGCGCGACGCGTTCGGAGCTGCTGTCCGTGATCTGCGTGGACGGCGAGGTCTGTCCCAGGCGGATCTCGGATCGCTGGTCTTCGTTAGCAAGGATCAGATCGGCAAGATCGAGAAGGCCCTGCGCTGGCCGACCTCTGAACTTATCGCTGACCTTGATCGGGAACTCGGCGCTGCTGGCCTCCTTCAGGCGTTCGAGCCGAGCCTTCGCTCGCAACGTCGCATTGCTCAACCACCTCCGCGACGAGTCGAGACAACGCTCGAGCGAGCAGCGCTCGATTGGCTCACCACGTCTACCGGTGAGGTTCGCATCTTCGGGTCCAACGACGATCTGGTCGGCGAAGAGGAGGTTTCGGCAGTCATCCAGCAACTCATTCGCTTCAGAGAGCTCGACCATCAGCACGGCGCCGGCCGGATACATCAGCTGGTCTCCGGTTATGTAGCTGTCGAACTAGAACACTTGCTGACTCGCGCTCCGGTCGATGAGGTAACAGCGAAGACGTTGTACTCAACCGCGGCCGGCTTCTGGGAACTCGCCGGATATCAGGCGATCGACCTCGGGCACGATGACTATGCCCGCGACTGCTATCTGCGGGCGCTGGAGCTCACGACAGCAGCCGGGGATCGGCTCTATGGCGGCTACCTTCTGTCTGTGAGCAGCGCTCACCTTGCACTCCACGGAGGCGATGTCGATCAGGCATTGCGAATGGCTCGAACGGGCATTCACGGGACTACGGACATCGCAGACCCCACGGTGCGTTCAGCGTTTGAAGCGGTGCTGGCGCGGGGCGAGGCTCGCCGGGGGGACGAGAAGGCAGCCACGGAAGCTCTGCTCCGCGCCGAGACCCAGTTGGCGGCCGCAGCCCCGGACAATGCACCTGCCTGGATCAGGTATTTCACCCCGGCGTACCTAGCCGATGAGATGGCGCATTGTTTTCACGACCTTGGCCACCAGGTGCTTGCACAGGAGCAGGCAAGTGAGGCACTGAGCCAGATTGCATCCGGCCACGTACGCCGGCTCGCCATCGACACTGCGCTGATGGCTTCGTCCTTGGCACGGGCCGGCGATCCGGAGCAAGCGTGCGTCATCGGTCGGAACGCGGTCGATCTCGCGGCACAGACATCATCCGCGCGCAGCCGGAGTCGGATCGACGAATTGCGTCAGGATCTCGTGCCGTACTCGGACCTCGAACCGGTGATCGAGTTCGGGGACTATGTGCGCTTCGCGCTCTCTGATTGA
- a CDS encoding GIY-YIG nuclease family protein: MPIASIPPYTSRLTAYERRRLPSFAERLGNLRHLERLANQGGGRISRPLENPLPRESITERQQTVTLTFDSILHSAGIDPGEALVIRHAYVREHEDSGLPGLHADSTDAEILQYTSKHSTRPRIFPTAPPRIWIVFIREGGDRARLWSVLENRGETSNDGTLRTFDLVTSEQMADLRNRLVIGWRSPRTWRINATTAAGYPVIEIADAEPVPFPGFDRLVLDHAKLQAVMREHRYASWRTALASVIGVYLITDTRDGRQYVGKADGAESIRQRWSAYATNGHGGNTELRNLDPTSFRFSLLRVFDPATPTRQIDAAEGHFKMALDARRHGLNRN; the protein is encoded by the coding sequence ATGCCGATCGCGTCGATTCCGCCGTATACGTCACGGCTGACCGCTTACGAGCGTCGGCGACTACCATCGTTTGCAGAGCGGCTCGGCAACCTGCGTCACCTGGAGCGCCTCGCCAACCAGGGCGGGGGCCGAATCTCCCGGCCCCTCGAAAATCCACTGCCGCGAGAGAGCATCACGGAGAGGCAACAAACGGTGACGCTCACGTTCGATTCGATCCTGCACAGCGCCGGAATCGATCCCGGCGAGGCTCTTGTGATCCGCCACGCCTACGTACGCGAACACGAAGACAGCGGTCTGCCGGGCCTCCACGCTGACTCCACCGACGCAGAGATCCTTCAGTACACGAGCAAGCACTCCACGAGACCACGCATCTTCCCGACTGCTCCGCCCCGCATCTGGATCGTATTCATCCGCGAGGGCGGCGACCGAGCCCGCCTCTGGTCGGTGCTGGAGAACCGCGGCGAGACTTCGAACGACGGCACACTGCGAACGTTCGATCTCGTCACGTCCGAGCAGATGGCGGACCTCCGAAACCGGCTGGTGATTGGCTGGAGATCGCCGCGTACCTGGAGGATCAACGCCACGACCGCGGCCGGCTACCCGGTGATCGAGATCGCCGACGCCGAGCCCGTGCCATTCCCCGGCTTCGACCGCCTCGTTCTGGACCACGCCAAGCTCCAGGCCGTGATGCGCGAGCACCGCTATGCCTCGTGGCGCACTGCCCTGGCGTCGGTGATAGGCGTCTACCTGATCACCGACACCCGTGACGGGCGTCAGTACGTCGGCAAGGCCGACGGTGCGGAGAGCATTCGCCAGCGCTGGAGCGCCTATGCAACCAACGGCCATGGCGGTAACACCGAACTGCGCAACCTCGACCCGACAAGCTTCCGGTTCTCGCTCTTACGGGTGTTCGACCCAGCGACGCCCACCCGTCAGATCGACGCCGCCGAGGGCCACTTCAAGATGGCCCTCGACGCCCGTAGACACGGCCTGAACCGGAACTGA